GGACCTGATGGGCGAAAAGATGGTCCTGAACATGGGACCCTCTCACCCCGCCACGCACGGGGTCTTGCGCCTGATCTTGGAGCTTGATGGCGAGATCATCACGAAGGCGGACCCGGATGTGGGCTTCCTGCACCGCGGTGACGAAAAGATCGCCGAGAACATGCACTATAACCAGTTCGTGCCTTACACGGACCGGCTGGACTACCTCGCGCCGCTGGCCAATAACGTGGCCTACGCCTGCGCCGTGGAAAAGCTGATGGGCTGGGAGCTGCCGCCGCGTGGCCAGGCCCTGCGCGTGCTCTGCTGCGAGCTCGCCCGCATTTCCTCCCACATGCTGGGGGTCGGCGTCTGCGCGATGGACGTGGGTGCGATGACCGTTTTCCTCTACACCTTCACGGAGCGCGAGAAGATCTACAATCTCTGCGAGCAACTGACCGGTGCCCGCTTCACCACCTCCTACACCCGTGTCGGTGGCCAGGTCCGCGACATGCCTCCGGGCTTCGAACAAGCCGTACGCAAGTTCCTGGATGAGTGCTCGGTGACCATCGATGAGGTCTCGAAGCTTCTCGATAACAACAAGATCTACCGCGACCGCATGTGCGACATCGGCGTGATCTCGAAGGAGTCCGCGATCGCATGGGGCCTCACTGGTCCGAACCTGCGTGCTTCCGGCGTCCCGCGCGACCTGCGCAAGGACCGCCCTTACCTCGGCTACGAGAAGTATGATTTCGATGTGATCGTGGCCGATGAAGGTGACTGCTATGCACGCTACCAGGTGCGCATGGAAGAGCTCCGCCAATCGATCAAGATCTGCCGCCAGGTGCTCGACAGCATGCCATCCGGTCCGGTGAACCTCGCCGAGTCGAAGAGCATGCTGCCGAACAAGGAAAAGGTGCTGATGTCGATGGAGGAGCTGATCCACCACTTCATCGTCGCCACCCAAGGCATCGATGCCCCTCCGGGCGAAGTCTACTTCGGCGCGGAGAACCCGAAGGGCGAGCTCGGCTTCTACATTCACTCCACGGGCGGCGGCGTACCGCATCGCCTGAAGATCCGCAGCCCCTCCTTCTGCAATCTTTCCCCGCTCTCGGTGCTCCTGCCGGGTCACATGGTTTCCGACATCCCGGCCGTCCTCGGCTCGCTGGATTTCGTCATGGGCGAATGTGACCGCTGATTGTATAGAGATCCGCTGAAAAAGTTTTAAAGCCCGCTGGCTGAATCAGGATTCAAGTCAATGTCCCACTCCATTCTCGACGAAAACGTCGCCTCTCACGAAACGCCGGGCTCGAAGTTCTTCCCGCCCTTCGTGCCGACCGCGGCTCTTGAGGCCGAGGCTGACAAGCGTCTGGCCCAGTTCCCGGACGACCAGAAGCGCTCCGCGGTCCTGCCGCTGCTCCATTTCGTCCAGCACCACCATGGCTTCATCTCCGCGGAGGCGATCGAGTGGGTCGCTGCACGCCTCGACATCGCACCGATCAAGGTGCTCGAAGTGGTGACCTTCTATCCTGGCTTCCGCCAATCGGCCCCGGGCAAGTTCCACATCCGCGTGTGCCGCACGCTCTCCTGCGCCATGGGCGGCTCCCACGAGCTGATGGAGAAGCTTTGCGAACTCACTGGCATCGATCGCAGCGCCGCAGATGCCCACCACCACCCCGTGAGCGTTTCGCCCTGCGGCAAGTGGTCGGTGGAATTCGCGGAGTGCCTCGCCTCCTGCGGCACGGCTCCGGTCTGCCTCGTGAACGATGATTTCCACGAAGGAGTCTCCGCCGAAAAGGCCCAAGGCCTGCTCGATTCCTACGAAGGCTCCAACTCTTCCCACTGATCACTCCAATGGTCACCTACAAAGCCGGCAAGCAGCCCGACTCCCGCGAGTACCGACTCATCTTCAAGAACGTCGACCGCGAGAGCTGGGATCCGTCCATCGATTGCTACCTGCGCGATGGCGGCTATGAAGATCTGAAGAAGGCGTTCGGCATGGAGCCGAAGGCGATCACCGAGGAAGTGAAGAAGTCCGGCCTCCGCGGTCGTGGCGGTGCGGGCTTCCCCACCGGCCTGAAGTGGACCTTCATCCCGCCAAATAACACCAAGCCGGTCTACCTGATCTGCAACTGCGACGAATCCGAGCCGGGCACCTTCAAGGACCGCTACATCGTCCATCAGGATCCCCACCAGCTCGTGGAGGGCATGGTGATCTCCTGCTTCGCCGTCGGCGCCAAGGTAGCCTACATCTATATCCGCGAGGAGTTCCCGGAAGCCGCCATCATCCTTGAAAAAGCGATCGCCGAGGCCCGTGAAAAGAACTTCGTGGGCAAGAACGTGCTCGGCTCCGGTTTCGATGTGGAGATCTACGTCCACCGCGGTGCCGCCGCCTACATCTGCGGTGAAGAGACCGGCCTGATCGAGTCATTGGAAGGCAAGCGCGCCTACCCGCGCATCAAGCCGCCTTATTTCCCCGCCGCGCTGGGCCTCTACATGTGCCCCACCATCGTGAACAACGTGGAATCTCTCTGCCACGTGAAGCACATCGTCCGCATGGGCGGTGACGAGTACGCGAAGCTGGGCGTGAAGAACAACACCGGCACCCGTATCCTCTGCGTCTCCGGCGATGTGAAGAAGCCCGGCTACTTCGAAGTCGAAGTGGGCAAGGTGACCATGCGCGAGCTGCTCTACGACATGTGCGGCGGCCCGAAGGATGGCCGCGAATTCAAGGCCGTGATCCCCGGCGGATCGTCCGCGAAGATCCTGCGCTGCGATGAGGAGTTCACCCTGAAGGGCAAGGGCCCGGAAGGCACCGATCTCAAGATGTCCTTCTGGGACATCCCGATGGATTTCGATTCCCTCGCCGCCTGCGGCTCGATGGCCGGCTCCGGCGGGGTCATCGTGATGGACAACACGCGCAAGATGTCGTGGGTCCTCAATAATCTGAATACCTTCTACGCCCACGAGTCCTGCGGCCAGTGCACACCCTGCCGCGAAGGCTCGATGTGGATGAAGAAAATCTCCGATCGCATTGTCGCTGGCGAAGCCTCGCCGAAGGACATCGCGACCTTGGAAAGCGTGGCCTACCAGATCGATGGCCGTACCATCTGCGCCTTCGGCGAAGCCTCGTCCTGGCCCGTGGAAGCGATCATTGCGAAGTTCCGCGAGGAGCTCATCGCCGACACCAAGGAAACCAACGAGGCAGTGCCGCACAACGCGGAGTCCGAAGCGCAGCGCCGCTACCTTCAGCACGCGTAAGGAAAAGGGCTGGCTCCTGCCATCCCCGCCCCCGTCCCCTGCCCCGCTTTTCGGGTAGGAAGCATCGCGTCTTCGTTCCCGGATCGGGGTACCCGCTTTGAGATTGCGCCGCATCTCAATCCGTGCAACCTAACACGGTGTATGAGTGAACAAGACCCGTACTCGAGTCCCGTGGCACCTGCTAGCCAGTTGCCAGCTATCTCAAAGGAATCCCTCAAGGAAACCCTCCTCTCCTTCAACGGGAGAATTCCCCGGCGCACCTACTGGATCTATGCGCTCGGCAGCGGCTTTCTCATCGGCATCGTCCTCGCCATCCTGAATGCGCTCATCGGGCCAAGCGTGGATCCCGCGACGGGAGCGATCAGTGGCGGCGGTCTCTTCGGGATCATTGCCTTCCTCCTCTACATTCCGCTGGTCTGGATCGGCTTGGCACTTGGCGTGAAGCGTTGGCACGACCGCGGAAAATCCGGTTGGTGGGTGCTTATCGCCCTGATCCCCTTCGTGGGAGCCATCTGGAGCTTCGTCGAATGCGGCTGCCTCCGCGGCACCGTCGGCCCGAACCAATATGGCCCGGATCCGACCTGAGCTTCGCCGGGAGATTCAGGAGATTTTTCCAAAAAGGGCCTGGCCAATCGCCGGGTCCTTTTTTTGTTTTCATCTGACCATCGCTTGCTGGACCTGCTTCTTGCGCAGCCCGGCAGCCTGCCTCAGTCTCGGAGGACGGGTGAAATGACCGAGACCGATCCTTATCAACCGCCCAAGGCCCAACCTCTTCTCCCACGGAAGCCCCCGCGGCGACTGGCGGTGGGAAAGGTATTATTCTCTTTCAAAGGGAGAATCCCCCGTTCGACCTACCTGATCTGGTCATTCCCCTCCAACGCGTTGATCGGGTATTTGTTAGAGAAGCTGGTCTCGCTGGAGCGGACGGTGCCGGTAGCTCCGCGGAACTCCGCCCTGCCCGCCGCACCGGTTCCTGACGAGATCCCGCTGGATCCTGCAATGATCACGGCGCTGTGGCTCCTCCTCGCCTACGTGCCGCTCCTGTGGATTCGCCTCGCCCTGCTTGCGAAGCGTTGGCACGACAAGGACCGCTCTGCGAACTGGCTGATCCTCGCCTTCATCCCCTTGATCGGAGACGTGATCAATTTCATCGAGTGCGGCTGCCAGCGCGGCACGCGGGGTCCCAATCAATACGGGCCGGACTCCTTGGGTGAAGATGAGAATGAGAAAAGCCTGCCAAAGGAGGGCGTTCCTGCAGGCAAGCCGATCACAAGACCACCGCTGAGACGACCCAAGCCCTGATCCCGATGAGACGTCTCATGCCCCATCCCGGCTCATTCTTTCGTGATGCTTGATAACTTGGGGTGAGTAACTCCCACTGCGCGCGGTGTGCATTCGAAAGGCTTCTGCCTATGGCAATTCATCGCTAATCGAACATCATAGCCAAAAGGTTCGTTTTCTGCTATAAGAAGGCCGCTGTTCTTCCCACCCCGTGCGGCGAGCCCCTGCAGGGGGGCCTAAGGGGGTTCGCCGCACAAATCTCTTTGGATTACAGCATTCCTTCAGCTTCTCGTGGCTCCTCGCTCCGCCGGGGAGCCATGAGAAGCGAATTTCCGCAATAGGCTGAACATGCGAGATGTTCCTCGCTACTGCGGATGATCCGTGGCGACGCTACAAAGGTCGTCAAAAGGCGCGATGTGGTTTCACACCTCCGGGACAGCTACATTGGCCGGTTGTCGCTCGATGATTGGGGGAGCAAAGCGATTCGCAAAAAGATGCCAGAAGTCCTCGAAGGAGTTCCCTCGCCTTAACAGGTGGACGTTGGTAAGGCGGACGCTAGACTCCTCCCCAAATGATCGCTCGGGCCCTTCTCGCGTGGCTTCTCGGCTGGCTCACCAGCTTCGTTGTGCTGGTATCGCCATACGTTTTGAAAGCCCTTCTAAAGGGAGCTCCACCATTAGGCACAAATTTTCTCTTTTTCGCCTGGTGGACATTCATCGTCCTTATGGTGGTTTTCTGCTTCCTGATCCTGCCGCTCTACCTCTGGTTGCCAGATGGGGTGCGGAGTCTGCCACCCATGGTGCGGGTCATGATCGGCTTGGGTGTCGCCTGTCTTGTTTGCGCCGTTTGGCCGGTGTTTCTCGAAATCCCATCGTTTCTTCCCGCTGCGCTCGCTACAGGTGGCCTCATAGGCTACATGGTTCCCTCTTCTCCCCATTCAGCGCCTCGATGAAGCCTCGCCCCCTCAAGCGCTCCCTGACCTTCTGGTCCGGCATTCTCGTGATGTTCTTCACGGTGTGGGCTTGGGTGGATTCGAACATGATGGAGTCACGCGTTTCGCGAGGGCGCTTCGCCGCCTTTCACAACTACGGCGTGATCCGTTTCCAGAAGACGAATCACCCCGGGCCCACCGCAGCCCAGAGAGGGCCTAATCCGGAATCCTGGCCCCTTTTCCTGCCCGTCATCTTTTGCCGCGGAGGCACGGCTCCGGAAGGCAATGTCGCCCATGTAGAGGAGGCATCGTTTGAGAAACAGCTCCGGAACTACATGAGTACCGAACCGCCCGACACATGGATTATGGTCATCCCCCACTGGCTCATCATCCTCGCCGTCGCGCTTCCGTGGTCAGGCATGCTCCTCTGGAGGGCGAAGCGATCGAGGCCGCTCTAAAGACTTGGCCGGAGCATCGGGTTGTTGTTTGGGGCGAGCCTCTTCGATCTTCTCCTCTGCTTTAAGCCCGAGCTTCGAGCGTAGCTTGATGGCGGAGGATTTTAGGATCGTTGCCATGGATGCCCATGGCTTCCTTGATCGTGAATTGAAGCACGTTCCAGCTCATACCAGCCGCGGAAATTTATCACCGGGATTGAGAAAATCGAAAGCGAGCCTAATGGCCACCTTGCCCTTCAGTGAAGAGCAGCCCCCCCAGGACTCGAACCTGGAAAGACGGAATCAGAATCCGTAGTGTTACCATTACACCAAGGGGCTCTTTGCCGTCGCGGATCGGACGCTAGGCCGATCTGCTCATTTTGGCAATCGTGGAAGATTGCCGACCCGTGCCGGAGCTTTCGAAGAGCAGCCCCCCCAGGACTCGAACCTGGAAAGACGGAATCAAAATCCGTAGTGTTACCATTACACCAAGGGGCTCTTCGGCGTCGGGGCGCGAACGCTAGGCCGACCTTTTTCGTTTGGCAATGCAGAATTTGAGCCCTTTTTCGGAATCTTCGATTCACCCCGCTAGAGCCTCGGATCGGAATGGATTGAAGGTATCGGATTGGGACGACAGGGCAGCCAGAAGTCGGATCTGCATCGCATTCCCCCATGCCCTTCTTCAGGCGCTTCGCAGCAGGCATGGGAAATTTCCCTGCCCAACCGTTAGGCTTCACGACGTGACATCCCGGGGATTTCTGAAATACTCCCCGCGTCCCGACCTTCAAACGATTCGAAGATGTTCCGGAAAACGCTTTTTCTTGCTCTTATCGCCGCCGCTGCCCCCGCCTCTGGAGAATCCGAGGCCCTTCGCGCACTCCCTGTCGATCCCTCGGAAATTACTCCCGAGAAGGCCGCTCCCGCTGCCCCTGTGGCTCCGGCAACCCCGGAAGCGGAAATCACTCCCCTGCCCGCGGGCACGGTGAAGCTGCCGCCGCGGAAGACGAATATTAAGACCGATGCCCCCGAGATCGCAAACCTCCCGACAGGTGAGGACGCGATCCGTCTGCAAATTTTCCTCGATCAATCCAATTTCGGCCCCGGCGTTATCGACGGCAAGCCGGGCCGCTTCACCGTGCTGGCGGTGGATGCATGGAATGAAGTGCATGGCCATGCACCGGGCGACCTTGGTCCGGTAATGGCAGCCGCTCGCAAGGCGGTACCGCACGCCTTCGCCACCGCCACCGTTCCGGTGAGCGCCGACAAGTGGGTGAACAGCGGCCTCTCGCACAACCGCGCTCTCCAAGCGCAGGCAAAGCGCATGAGCTACCGCAGCATCGCGGAGTTCATGTCGGAGCGCTTCCACACGGATGTGGAGTTCATCCTCGAGATCAATGGCTCCAAGAACACCTGGGGCGTGAAGGCCGGCGGCAAGCTGATCGTGCCGAACGTGAAGCCTTTCCTGATCGAGCAGATCACCGGCAAGCGCTACGAAGCGGATACCAGAATGTCGGAGCGCCACGCCGTGGTGGATACCAAAAAGAACCAGGTGCGCATTTTCGAAGGTGCTCCTGCGGCGATCGCAATTTCCGAGGAGGAATTGGTCTCCGACAAGCCGGTGCTGGTGAAGCCGAACTTGGCACTTGTCGCCTCTTTCCCGATCACTCCGGGCAAGCCTCAATTCATCCACTATGGTGTGTGGAAGCTGAACAACAGCGTGGAACTGCCGGTGTGGCGCTATGACCAATCCCTGCTGGATACCGGCAAGCGAAGCAACAACGCGCTGAACATCCCGCCCGGCCCGAACAGCCCGGTAGGCATCATCTGGAACGGCCTGAGCCGTCCGGGCATTGGCCTGCACGGGACCTCGGATCCGGAGACCATCGGCCGTGCCCGCAGTGCCGGTTGCATCCGTCTGGCGAATTGGGACGCGATCCGCATCCCCACGCTGATCCGTCCGGGTGCGACGGTGGAAGTCCGCTGATTCAGCGGGTGCCTGGGGACCCAGCTTTCAGGGCGGTCGTCTGCGACAAATGGCTGCCCGCGGGGTTAGGTCTGGCATGCACAAATCCAAAGCCCGTCTTCGCTTGGATGCGTGAGAGCTTCCGCATGATTTCCCGCCGCACGATTCTCGGTCTCCTCGCCCTGCCGCTACTGCTCGTGTCCTGTCGCGAGAAGGAACCTCCACGGGCGGTGAAGGTCTCGGAGGAGGGCTCCCTGCAGCTTACTTTGGCGAGTTTCAACATCCGCTATGAAGGACCGGTGGATCAGCCCTACCGCGCGTGGCCGAATCGCATCCAAGGCGTGGTCCGCACGATCCGTGGCATCGATCCGGATGTGCTGGGCGTACAAGAGTCGCTGCATGGGCAGTGCGCCGACTTGCGGGCCTCCCTGCCTGACTATGCATTCACCGGCGCGGGCCGCGATGATGGAAAGGAAAGCGGCGAATATTCCGCGATCTTTTACCGGAAGGATCGCTTCGAGCCGGACGTGACCGACAGAGGCATGTTCTGGCTTTCCGATTCACCGGAGCAACCGGGATCCCGAACTTGGGGAAATGAGATCCCTCGGGTGGTCACATGGATCCGCCTGATCGATCGGGCAACGGCGAAGGCATTCTATGTTTTTAACACGCATTGGGATCATCGTAACCAACCATCCCGTGAGAAGGCGGCGGTGTTGATTTCAAAGCGGATCAATGCCCGTGCCCATGCGGATGAACCGGTGGTCCTGCTCGGGGATTTCAATGCGGCGGATAGCAATCCGGCCGTGGCCTACTTCACAGGAAAACAGGTAAGCCTTTCCGGAAACGCGGTGCCGCGGGTGCAGACTCCCCTGCTCGATGTTTTCCGCGCCTCGCCCCCGCCCGGCGGCAGCCAGCAAACGCTGCACCTATGGCGGCCCCTGCAATCTGGCTGGCCGCGGATCGATCACATCCTCGTGACAAATGGTGCGAAGGTGGAGGCAACCGGTATCCAGCGGGCAAAGACGATCGAGGAGCGGCCCTCCGATCACTTCCCGGTCTGGGCAAGGATTACCTGGCCCTAGTTTTGGGTGACACTCGTTTTCAAACCCGTTCTGCGGTTTTGCGGCTTTTTCTGTGTTTTTACCGAGAGTCCTTGCCTCTCGGGCAAGAAGCGGCTTGCCTGCGCGGTAATACGGCAACCCATGACAACGACGATTTTCCGCACACTCCTTCCGCTGGCTTTCACTGCGACCGTGATGGCTGATGATCCGTGGCTCGTTTTCGAAGGGACGAAAGGCCCGGGCAAGGGCAAGCATGTGGTCTTCATCAGCGGCGATGAGGAATACCGCACGGAGGAGAGCTTCCCGATGCTGGGGAAGATGCTGGCGGAGAAACATGGCTTCAAGTGCACGGTGCTTTTCTCGATCGATCCGAAGACGGGCGAAATCAATCCAAACGAGCAGACGAACATTCCCGGCGTGGAGGCGATCGACTCCGCCGACTTCCTGGTCTTCGGCCTGCGCTTCCGCGAGCTGCCGGACGACAAGATGAAGCACATCGTGGACTACGTGGAAGCAGGCAAGCCGCTGCTGGGCCTGCGTACATCGACGCATGCCTTCAATTACGAGGACAACAAGCAGAGCCCCTACGCTTCGTGGTCATTCGGTTCGGACGGCGGCTTCGGCAAGAAGGTGCTGGGCGAAACCTGGATCAATCACCACGGCGATCACGGCAAGGAGAGCACCCGCGGGGTAATCGAGGAGGCGAACAAGAATCATCCCCTGCTGCGCGGCGTGGAAGATGTCTGGGGTCCGACCGATGTCTATGGCGTGACCAAGCTGCCCGACGACGCCACGGTGCTGCTGCGTGGCCAAGTGCTCACGGGCATGAAGCCGACCGACGGTGCGGTGGAAGGAAAGAAGAACGATCCGATGATGCCGGTGGCCTGGGTGCGCGAGCGCAAGCTGGAGAACGGCAAGACACAGAAGGTGATCTGCAGCACGATGGGTTCCTCGACCGACTTCGTCTCGCCAGGCTTGGCGCGCTTCGTGACGAACTCTGTCTACTGGGGCACGGGTCTTGAAGTGCCGGCGAAGCTGGATACGGCTCCGGTGGGCAAGTATGCGCCGACGAATTTCGGCTTCAACGGCTTCAAGAAGGGCGTGAAAGTTTCCGACCTGAAGTAATTTTCGAACACAAAGGAGGGGCGCGTTTCGCGCCCCTTTTTTGTGCCCGTGGCGGCTTACTTCTTCTTGGCCTGGTTCATCGCTTGGCTGAACCAGTCGTTGTTTCCTCCGCCCCCTTGTTGCGGGCGTGAGTCGCGGCGTTCCGGACGCGGGCCGCGGTCACGATTGTCACCACCACCGGAAGGTGCGCGGCGCGGCTCCATGTCGGGCTTCGACTTCATGGAAAGCGAGATGCGGTTCCGCGGAAGGTCCACTTCCATCACGGTGACATTGACGCGCTGGCCGACCTTCACGACTTCGCTGGCATCGCGAACGAAGTGATCCGCGAGCTGGCTGACGTGGACGAGGCCATCCTGATGCACTCCCACATCGACGAAGGCACCGAAGGCGGCGACGTTCGTGACGATGCCGGGGAGCTTCATGCCGGCCTTGAGATCGGAAGGCTTCTCGACGCCCTCGGCGAAGGAGAAGACCTCGAATTGCTTGCGCGGGTCACGACCGGGCTTGGCGAGCTCGGCAAGAATGTCCTGCAGGGTCGGCAGGCCCACGTCGCCATCGACGTACTTTTTGAGATCGATCTTCTTGCGGGCCGCTTCATTGGTGAGCAGCTCGGCGACCTCGCAACCGGCATCCGCGGCCATGCGCTCGACCAGAGGATAACGTTCCGGATGCACCGAAGAAGAATCCAGCGGGTGCTTGCTATCGCGAATGCGAAGGAAGCCCGCGGCCTGCTCGAAGGCCTTGTCACCGAGGCGTGGCACCTTCTTCAGCTCATCGCGCGAGCTGAAGCCGCCATTTTCGGTGCGGAAGGCCACGATGTTTTCGGCCAAGCTCGAATTCAGACCGGAAACGTAGGCGAGCAGTTGCTTGGAAGCGGTGTTCAGCTCCACGCCGACGGCGTTCACCGCGGAAATCACGGTGTCATCGAGGCTGGTCTTCAGCGCGCGCTGATCGACGTCGTGCTGATACTGACCCACACCGATCGCCTTCGGGTCGATCTTCACGAGTTCCGCAAGCGGGTCCATCAGGCGGCGGCCGATGCTCACGGCACCGCGGACGGTCACGTCCTCATTCGGGAATTCCTCGCGTGCCACTTCCGAAGCGGAGTAGATCGAAGCGCCGGATTCATTCACCATGATCACCTGAATCGAGGAAGGTAGCTTCAGCTTCTTCACGAAAGCTTCGGTCTCGCGGCTGGCAGTACCGTTGCCGATGGCGACGGCTTCGATCTTGTACTTCGTGATCATGCCGGCGAGTTCGACAGCTGCCTCGTACATCTGGTTGTTCGAACCCGCGGTGGCATGCAGCACGGTGTGATGCAGCAGCGCACCTTGGGCATCCAAGACCACGGTCTTGCAGCCCGTGCGGAAGCCGGGGTCGATGGCGAGCGTCCGCTTGCGGCCCAGCGGCGAGGCCAGCAGGAGTTCGCGGAGGTTCTCGGCGAAGACCTTGATGGCCGTCTCGTCCGCGGACTTCTTTCCGGCGAGGCGCATCTCGGTTTCCATGGAAGGCATGAG
This portion of the Luteolibacter luteus genome encodes:
- the nuoD gene encoding NADH dehydrogenase (quinone) subunit D, whose amino-acid sequence is MSSTSTTEYQAPDVAAKAAEYHEETTDLMGEKMVLNMGPSHPATHGVLRLILELDGEIITKADPDVGFLHRGDEKIAENMHYNQFVPYTDRLDYLAPLANNVAYACAVEKLMGWELPPRGQALRVLCCELARISSHMLGVGVCAMDVGAMTVFLYTFTEREKIYNLCEQLTGARFTTSYTRVGGQVRDMPPGFEQAVRKFLDECSVTIDEVSKLLDNNKIYRDRMCDIGVISKESAIAWGLTGPNLRASGVPRDLRKDRPYLGYEKYDFDVIVADEGDCYARYQVRMEELRQSIKICRQVLDSMPSGPVNLAESKSMLPNKEKVLMSMEELIHHFIVATQGIDAPPGEVYFGAENPKGELGFYIHSTGGGVPHRLKIRSPSFCNLSPLSVLLPGHMVSDIPAVLGSLDFVMGECDR
- a CDS encoding complex I 24 kDa subunit family protein — its product is MSHSILDENVASHETPGSKFFPPFVPTAALEAEADKRLAQFPDDQKRSAVLPLLHFVQHHHGFISAEAIEWVAARLDIAPIKVLEVVTFYPGFRQSAPGKFHIRVCRTLSCAMGGSHELMEKLCELTGIDRSAADAHHHPVSVSPCGKWSVEFAECLASCGTAPVCLVNDDFHEGVSAEKAQGLLDSYEGSNSSH
- the nuoF gene encoding NADH-quinone oxidoreductase subunit NuoF, translating into MVTYKAGKQPDSREYRLIFKNVDRESWDPSIDCYLRDGGYEDLKKAFGMEPKAITEEVKKSGLRGRGGAGFPTGLKWTFIPPNNTKPVYLICNCDESEPGTFKDRYIVHQDPHQLVEGMVISCFAVGAKVAYIYIREEFPEAAIILEKAIAEAREKNFVGKNVLGSGFDVEIYVHRGAAAYICGEETGLIESLEGKRAYPRIKPPYFPAALGLYMCPTIVNNVESLCHVKHIVRMGGDEYAKLGVKNNTGTRILCVSGDVKKPGYFEVEVGKVTMRELLYDMCGGPKDGREFKAVIPGGSSAKILRCDEEFTLKGKGPEGTDLKMSFWDIPMDFDSLAACGSMAGSGGVIVMDNTRKMSWVLNNLNTFYAHESCGQCTPCREGSMWMKKISDRIVAGEASPKDIATLESVAYQIDGRTICAFGEASSWPVEAIIAKFREELIADTKETNEAVPHNAESEAQRRYLQHA
- a CDS encoding DUF805 domain-containing protein, which produces MSEQDPYSSPVAPASQLPAISKESLKETLLSFNGRIPRRTYWIYALGSGFLIGIVLAILNALIGPSVDPATGAISGGGLFGIIAFLLYIPLVWIGLALGVKRWHDRGKSGWWVLIALIPFVGAIWSFVECGCLRGTVGPNQYGPDPT
- a CDS encoding DUF805 domain-containing protein; amino-acid sequence: MTETDPYQPPKAQPLLPRKPPRRLAVGKVLFSFKGRIPRSTYLIWSFPSNALIGYLLEKLVSLERTVPVAPRNSALPAAPVPDEIPLDPAMITALWLLLAYVPLLWIRLALLAKRWHDKDRSANWLILAFIPLIGDVINFIECGCQRGTRGPNQYGPDSLGEDENEKSLPKEGVPAGKPITRPPLRRPKP
- a CDS encoding L,D-transpeptidase; amino-acid sequence: MFRKTLFLALIAAAAPASGESEALRALPVDPSEITPEKAAPAAPVAPATPEAEITPLPAGTVKLPPRKTNIKTDAPEIANLPTGEDAIRLQIFLDQSNFGPGVIDGKPGRFTVLAVDAWNEVHGHAPGDLGPVMAAARKAVPHAFATATVPVSADKWVNSGLSHNRALQAQAKRMSYRSIAEFMSERFHTDVEFILEINGSKNTWGVKAGGKLIVPNVKPFLIEQITGKRYEADTRMSERHAVVDTKKNQVRIFEGAPAAIAISEEELVSDKPVLVKPNLALVASFPITPGKPQFIHYGVWKLNNSVELPVWRYDQSLLDTGKRSNNALNIPPGPNSPVGIIWNGLSRPGIGLHGTSDPETIGRARSAGCIRLANWDAIRIPTLIRPGATVEVR
- a CDS encoding endonuclease/exonuclease/phosphatase family protein, producing the protein MRESFRMISRRTILGLLALPLLLVSCREKEPPRAVKVSEEGSLQLTLASFNIRYEGPVDQPYRAWPNRIQGVVRTIRGIDPDVLGVQESLHGQCADLRASLPDYAFTGAGRDDGKESGEYSAIFYRKDRFEPDVTDRGMFWLSDSPEQPGSRTWGNEIPRVVTWIRLIDRATAKAFYVFNTHWDHRNQPSREKAAVLISKRINARAHADEPVVLLGDFNAADSNPAVAYFTGKQVSLSGNAVPRVQTPLLDVFRASPPPGGSQQTLHLWRPLQSGWPRIDHILVTNGAKVEATGIQRAKTIEERPSDHFPVWARITWP
- a CDS encoding ThuA domain-containing protein, which encodes MTTTIFRTLLPLAFTATVMADDPWLVFEGTKGPGKGKHVVFISGDEEYRTEESFPMLGKMLAEKHGFKCTVLFSIDPKTGEINPNEQTNIPGVEAIDSADFLVFGLRFRELPDDKMKHIVDYVEAGKPLLGLRTSTHAFNYEDNKQSPYASWSFGSDGGFGKKVLGETWINHHGDHGKESTRGVIEEANKNHPLLRGVEDVWGPTDVYGVTKLPDDATVLLRGQVLTGMKPTDGAVEGKKNDPMMPVAWVRERKLENGKTQKVICSTMGSSTDFVSPGLARFVTNSVYWGTGLEVPAKLDTAPVGKYAPTNFGFNGFKKGVKVSDLK
- a CDS encoding Tex family protein, with product MSDVPTEAAAQHIATIAKETGISVTSVASTAKLLAEGATVPFISRYRKEATGSLDEVQIQAVRDRMVQLAELDSRRVSIIKSLEERNLLSPELKKKIDAAGTMTSLEDIFAPFRPKRQTRATKAKDKGLEPLAEWLLANQGGDPAEEAAKFVNAETETDAEKKVADVNEALAGARDIIAERVTDDTALRGRVRKIYEEEATVVSKVMYGKDTDAEAAKYRDYFEWSEPFKSIPSHRMLAIRRGEKESFLIMRIEVPLERVVRLAEPEWVTGRGTAGEQVRQAVEDGCKRLLMPSMETEMRLAGKKSADETAIKVFAENLRELLLASPLGRKRTLAIDPGFRTGCKTVVLDAQGALLHHTVLHATAGSNNQMYEAAVELAGMITKYKIEAVAIGNGTASRETEAFVKKLKLPSSIQVIMVNESGASIYSASEVAREEFPNEDVTVRGAVSIGRRLMDPLAELVKIDPKAIGVGQYQHDVDQRALKTSLDDTVISAVNAVGVELNTASKQLLAYVSGLNSSLAENIVAFRTENGGFSSRDELKKVPRLGDKAFEQAAGFLRIRDSKHPLDSSSVHPERYPLVERMAADAGCEVAELLTNEAARKKIDLKKYVDGDVGLPTLQDILAELAKPGRDPRKQFEVFSFAEGVEKPSDLKAGMKLPGIVTNVAAFGAFVDVGVHQDGLVHVSQLADHFVRDASEVVKVGQRVNVTVMEVDLPRNRISLSMKSKPDMEPRRAPSGGGDNRDRGPRPERRDSRPQQGGGGNNDWFSQAMNQAKKK